A genomic region of Staphylococcus roterodami contains the following coding sequences:
- a CDS encoding NADPH-dependent oxidoreductase yields MSDHVYNLVKKHHSVRKFKNKPLSDDVVKKLVEAGQSASTSSFLQAYSIIGIDDETIKENLQEVSGQPYVVENGYLFVFVIDYYRHHLVDQHAETDMENAYGSTEGLLVGAIDAALVAENIAVTAEDMGYGIVFLGSLRNDVARVREILDLLDYVFPLFGMAVGEPADDENGAAKPRLPFEHVFHHNKYDATKETQYAEMADYDQTISQYYDQRTNGARKETWSRQIEMFLGNKTRLDMLEQLKKAGLIQR; encoded by the coding sequence GTGTCAGATCATGTATATAATCTTGTGAAAAAACATCATTCGGTTAGAAAGTTTAAAAATAAACCATTAAGTGATGATGTTGTAAAAAAATTAGTAGAAGCAGGTCAAAGTGCTTCGACATCTAGCTTTTTACAAGCATATTCAATTATCGGTATTGATGATGAGACAATAAAAGAAAATTTACAAGAAGTTTCTGGACAACCTTATGTAGTAGAAAATGGCTATTTGTTCGTCTTTGTAATTGATTATTACCGTCATCATTTAGTCGATCAGCATGCTGAGACTGATATGGAAAATGCATACGGCTCAACAGAAGGTTTATTAGTAGGCGCAATTGATGCGGCATTAGTTGCTGAAAACATTGCAGTTACTGCTGAAGATATGGGCTATGGCATTGTCTTTTTAGGTTCATTAAGAAATGATGTTGCACGAGTTCGTGAAATTTTAGACTTACTTGACTATGTCTTCCCATTATTTGGAATGGCAGTAGGGGAACCAGCAGATGATGAAAATGGAGCAGCCAAACCACGCTTACCGTTCGAACATGTCTTTCACCATAATAAGTATGATGCTACTAAAGAAACACAATATGCAGAAATGGCTGATTATGATCAAACAATTAGTCAATATTATGATCAACGTACAAACGGTGCTCGCAAGGAAACTTGGTCAAGACAAATTGAAATGTTCCTAGGAAACAAAACAAGATTAGATATGTTAGAACAATTGAAAAAAGCTGGACTCATCCAGCGATAG